Proteins from a single region of Chloroflexota bacterium:
- the mtnA gene encoding S-methyl-5-thioribose-1-phosphate isomerase, with protein sequence MAVPPVIEWRDGAVRILDQRRLPDEIEVLHCTEVPQVMEAIRTLAIRGAPALGVAGAYGVALGAHSYDAGTDGPFADHLDRVVEDIAGTRPTAVNLGWAARIVREAAEPHADDSVSGARAVLERAHALAADNDRRHVELAAHGASLLAPGAQVLHHCNTGPLATGAGFGSALGVIQAAHAQGKISVWVNETRPLLQGARLTTWELDQWGIPYTLITDSMAGHFMQRGAVDAVVVGADRIAANGDVANKIGTYTMAQLAHAHGLPFIVAAPISTIDFDTATGDQIPIEERGAGEVRGHGAARWAPGDAPVANPAFDVTPNALVSAIVTERGIARAPYTTTLAAWRAPVEAVA encoded by the coding sequence ATGGCTGTCCCACCGGTGATCGAATGGCGCGACGGCGCCGTGCGCATCCTGGATCAGCGGCGCTTGCCGGACGAGATCGAGGTGCTGCACTGCACCGAGGTGCCGCAGGTCATGGAGGCTATCCGGACCCTAGCCATTCGCGGCGCGCCGGCGCTCGGGGTGGCGGGGGCCTATGGCGTGGCCCTGGGAGCACATAGCTACGACGCCGGGACCGACGGCCCGTTTGCGGACCATCTGGATCGGGTGGTCGAGGACATTGCCGGGACCCGTCCCACGGCGGTGAATCTGGGATGGGCCGCCCGCATCGTCCGAGAAGCGGCGGAGCCCCACGCCGACGACTCGGTCTCGGGCGCGCGGGCGGTGCTCGAGCGGGCGCACGCGTTGGCCGCCGACAACGACCGGCGACACGTCGAGTTGGCGGCCCACGGCGCGAGTCTTCTGGCGCCCGGCGCGCAGGTGCTGCACCACTGCAACACGGGGCCCCTGGCAACCGGCGCCGGATTCGGCTCGGCGTTAGGGGTGATCCAGGCCGCCCACGCCCAAGGGAAGATTTCGGTGTGGGTCAACGAGACCCGCCCCCTGCTGCAGGGCGCCCGGTTGACCACCTGGGAGCTGGACCAGTGGGGCATTCCCTACACCCTGATCACGGACAGCATGGCGGGTCACTTTATGCAGCGCGGGGCTGTCGACGCCGTGGTCGTGGGCGCCGACCGCATCGCGGCCAACGGCGACGTGGCCAACAAGATCGGCACCTACACCATGGCGCAGCTGGCGCACGCGCACGGGCTGCCGTTCATCGTCGCCGCGCCCATATCCACCATTGACTTCGACACGGCGACGGGAGATCAGATCCCCATCGAGGAGCGCGGCGCGGGCGAGGTGCGCGGGCACGGTGCGGCGCGCTGGGCCCCGGGTGACGCGCCGGTGGCCAATCCGGCCTTCGACGTGACGCCAAACGCACTGGTGAGCGCCATCGTGACCGAGCGAGGCATCGCGCGGGCGCCCTATACAACCACGCTGGCCGCCTGGCGGGCCCCGGTCGAGGCGGTGGCGTAG